Sequence from the Torulaspora globosa chromosome 4, complete sequence genome:
AATTGCTGCAATCCTGAGCTGGACAATGGCTGGGATATCTTCAACGCGCTACTGGGATGGCAAAACACGGGTTACCTATCCTCCATGCTTTGTTACAACATCTACTGGTTGGTCTTGATAATTGTCGTGTCGCTTATGATGTATGAGGAGAGGACAGGCCATTTGCCATTCtgcaaatctttgaaattgCGACAGTTAAACCCAGGCTACTGGATCaaaaacaagaagaagaatgagTTGACCCCCGAGCAAAGGGAAGAGCTATTCAACAAGATGGAAAACCTGACGTTCGATGACAACGGCGTAATAGCTGAAAATCAACCGCCAGTCGAaagcgacagcagcaaaaacaaGCTAGATGGTCACGTCCACGAAGTTACAGTAATTTCATAGTAATTTCATCCAACGTGGAGGGATGGACAGACCGCCATCCATCCACTGTTGAGCACAATCTGTCATTGCAATATGTATAGCGTAATACTTAATAGTTGATTCGATATCGGTTTGTTCACGTGACTCTTGTTCCTTCCGCCTTATAAAGAGTCCGTCTAATGTGGTGGCAACAACTCAAGAGGGTGTCAAGCACTCCATCGAATCACCATGGCTTCATCTACTCTACCGCTGCATATGTACATTAGGCCGCTGACCCTGGAAGACGCTAAGCAGGTTGCAGATCTGGAATCTCAAGGTTTCCCCCCTAACGAGCGCGCTTCGTCGCAGATCATTGATTATAGATTGACGGCTTGTCCCGAGCTTTGTTCGGGTCTTTTCATCAGGGAGTTCGACTCAAACTCGAAGgaggtcaagaaagaggaacTGGTAGGCCATATACTGGGCACCAAGATTCCAAAGGCGTCGTCCGCGGCAGCTACTTTCATCACTCTAGAGAGTATGGGCGAATCCCATAGCGAGTCCAGCGACACCATCGGCATCCACTCAATGGTCATATCGAAGGATCACCAGAGAAAAAACCTCGCCACGCTGCTGCTTACCGACTACATTCAGAAACTGAGCAACCAGGAGATCGGCAAGAAGATCGCCATCATTGCCCATGAGCCGTTGGTTCCCTTCTATGAGAGGGTTGGCTTCAAAGTGGTCGGCGAAAACAAGGACGTCGCTAGCGACGCCCAATTTGCAAACATCAAATGGATTGACATGGTCAGAGAACTGGTGAAGGAGGAGTACGAAAACTAGCAGCACAGCTCCGAGATCTATAACGCTATACAATGTAATTTAGTGATTTTTCAGGCCCAATCTTCCCGTTGCGGCCCATGGCTACTTATTCAGTGCGCCGTTTTGCATCTTGTGCTCAAGCAAAATGGGCTCTTACGGGTGTATCCCTTATTTTGAACACCACTGCTATATAAAGCAGGAGCTCTGCTATGgttctttctctcttccagctcACTGTTACAGCAGTATAAGCGACAGGAGTTTGCATATTTCACCTACTACAGTTACAACCATGTTGCTCCCAGCCTTAAGAATCTCGCCATCTTTGCTAACAAAAACCGTGTCTACCAGAACGTTCTCGCTGGCTACCATTGTCAGATTGCCACATCAGAAGAGCAAGCTGAGTCCAGAAGAGGAGAAGGAACAAAAGCTGTTCGACGAGAACAAGGCAAGGTTGGAGAAGCTCGAGCACGCAAAGATCTACGACGgaagccaaagagaaaCTTGTGAGGAACTAAAGAAAAAGGGTGACGACGCTCGCATCGAGCAGAACAGACCTGATGATGGTGTCTACTAAGCAGTCTGCTGAATGATTCTATTAGATACATCTTCTCTTTTATGTGTTCGTACCTATGTGTATTGGCATTTTATATGACATTCGATTTTCCGACAGCGAAACAAAGCGCGGGCGAACTAAACGTTAAATTTACAGCAAGAAGATTTATTTTGAACAACACAAACAGCCAGTCGATGTGGTACCATTTCGAGCATACAGATCGATTGGAATCGATTGGCTTGACCGTTAGCAGCTTAGTTATGCGGTTGTTCAGGATCACGTGACCAGAAGCGTATACGCCGCTTATTAGCAGAGCGCCACTAAAGCCCTGATCCTATATGTCAAACTATCAGACAAGCACCGGTCAACAGGGTTCTAGTAGCCTTTGATGCCTCGAAAGCCACTAGTCGAGTGAGGAGATTGAACGGTGCAGTTTCACAGATGACAAACATGAAATGTGGCACTACAGTCACGGTTTCAACGAAACGTTGCAAAACGCTGGCCAGGCTATCTGGCATAGCGGAACAATTTCTGATGCAGGATAGCTCATCTAATGGAGGAAAAGACCAAGACATGATGGGATTACTACAGAGGTGTTTGGACATTCTGGAGACGTACAGGGATGAATACAGAAAGTTGAGGGATGGAGAGCAGCATGTCACGCAAGACCAGATCTATGAGATCTATGAGTCTTGCTACGTTTATTACAAGATAGTTCACAATACGGTGCTGAATAAAGTGCCAAACCTAGAGGAGTTTCAGATAATCAAGAAACAAGCGAACCCGAACGACCAAAAACTTATGGAAGTGTACAACATGTTAGTGAAAAGTCTTCTGAAGGATGAGAGAATTGGTCATATAAAGTCTTTTCTGAAAGAGCATTCGATGTCGGCAGTTGATGATGCCGTTAGGTCAGGCGGCGCGATTACAAGCTCGCAATTGCAGAGTATACTGGATGCTTGGGATGACGCGACGCTACTGATCGATCTGCGACAAAGAGCAGAATTCACTGAGATGCATATCAGGGCTAAGAATGTCATTTGCATTGAACCGATATCATTCAAGGACACATATACTGATTTGGACATTGAGAAAAAATCGTTGATCACCTCGCCCAAGAATGAAATAGAACTGTTTCGTGCCAGGGATAAATTTAGATTCATTGTGCTTTACACCAAGAAGGATATAGGCAAATCCAGCCACGATTTTTATGTCCAGCAGGAAACAGTGCTATTGAATCTGCTATTAAGCAAGACCTTTGCTAAGCCTCTCTCTGAGAAAACTAAAGTTTGCTTTTTGGAAGCTGGTATTTCAAACTGGGTATtggaaggaagaaattgcaCGAATGGTTCGATAGCGGACGCTCAAGGCAGTTCCCATATCAATATCTCGAAACCACTGCCAAGCCCACATGGTGCTCGGCCACTGCCGAATCACAGTTATTCTAAAAGCCTTTCACTACCACAAAGCTTACCCTTATCTGCCCATTGCGGGGGAAGCAATGCCGCTAAATCAGCGACGTATTTTTCATCGCCGTTCCCTTCTAGCTCTCCCAGTTCCTCTCCTCAACTGAGCCCTTCGCCTCATGCTTTCAAAAACGGTGGATCTGCGCTGTATCCAGCTGCACCATTACTGGTTGATGGCAGCGGAACGCGCACTCATGATGTTGTTCTGCCCCAGGATGGAAAGGATCTGGAGGCTGCTATCCAAAAGCAACGCTCCCCACTGGCACCGATGGTGCGAGTAGCTCAGGGGAATGCGAAAGTTCCCGTTAACCTCAATGGAAATTCAAAACCACCTAGCCAGCCAATACCGTCGTTGCCCCAATTACCACACAACTCTGGTTTCAACCTTCCGCCGCTGAAAAAATACGATCCGGATTTTACCGTTGGGCTCGAGAATATGGGGAACTCCTGCTACATCAACTGCATCGTGCAATGTTTGTTGGGGACCCACGAACTTACTAATATATTCCTGAATGGATCGTTTGAGAAGCACATAAACATGAACAGCAAGCTCGGATCCAAAGGTGTCCTGGCTAGATACTTCGCCAAGTTGATTCATTCGATGTATAGGAACGGATCTTTCAGACTTCATGAAAGAACTAAGCCGGTTCAACCCATGCAGTTCAAGATGGCTTGTGGTTCGATAAACTCTCTTTTCAAGGAATCTGGTCAACAAGATTGCCAAGAGTTCTGTCAGTTTCTTTTAGATGGTTTGCATGAAGACCTTAATCAGTGTGGGGGAAATCCTCCTTTAAAGGAATTATCTGATGAGGCAGAAAAAATGAGAGAAAAGTTGTCTTTAAGAATTGCCTCATCCATTGAATGGGAAAGGTTTCTTACCACTGACTTTAGCGTGATTGTTGACCTGTTCCAAGGGCAGTATGCATCCCAACTGAAGTGCCAGGTGTGTGGCCGCACGTCGACAACATACCAACCATTCTCTGTGCTCTCAGTTCCGGTTCCACGGGCGAAGTCATGCAACTTGCTGGATTGTTTTAGGGAGTTCACCAAGATCGAAAAGcttgagaaagaagaagaatggtCTTGTCCCCAgtgcaagaagaagcaatcttcgacgaagaagctcacAATAACACGTTTGCCTCGAAATCTGATTATccatttgaaaagatttgaTAACATGTTGAATAAGAACAATGTTTTTGTGCAGTATCCTCTGTGCTTGGATTTGACGTCATATTGGGCTAACGATTTCGACGGCAGGTTACCGCCTGGTGTGACTGACGAATTGCCAGCCAGAGGACAAGTACCTCCGTTCAATTACAAGCTGTACGGTGTAGCATCCCATTTTGGAAGTCTATATGGTGGTCATTACACCTCATATGTTTACAAGGGCCCAAATAGAGGATGGATATATTTTGATGACACGAGTTATCGTCGCACAAAGACTGCCACGGAGTGCATCACGCCTAATGCTTATGTACTATTTTATCATAGAGTCTATCAAAATTGAATAGCCAAGGACCGGGAAAGCATTAGAGCATTGAGCATAAATATAGAGCGATACAAAGAAAAGTACTATATCAAGATCAATCccaatcatcatcatcttcatcatcacGAGATTCCTCATTGCGAGCACCTGCCTTTTCCGAGTCTTTCTCAAGCGAAGTATCCTCCTTCCTCACGATAACtgcctcttcctcattaATTTCAGCATCCTCGTCATCCCAACcaatttcctcttcctGTGCTCTTTTCTCCATCAATAtctctcttctcttgccCTCTCTGTCGAGAATCTTCTGCCGTTCACGGAAGAAGATTCTCCAGAACTCGTTGTAACTAATGCTCTCGGGCACAATCTCGTTCATCAGATTGGCCATGTCCTTATCGGTCTCCAGGATCCTCGCTATCTCTTCTGTTTTTGCGTCTGCATCGAAATCTTTGCCTGAAGCTGGCTCACGATCCAGATACAGAGCCTTGTTGGTCGACAATGCCTTTAGTTCAGCTTCAGTTCTATTACCGCCTGCAGCACCGGAAGCTGTTTGGCCCGATTTTTCACCACGCTGTGTCTCATCCAACTTGACAAGCTTATCCAGGCTATTTCCCAGCTTGCCTGCCACTGAAGGCCAAAAGCTAGCATCCGAAACCTTGCTCCAGTAGTTCAAAGCTGCCTTCTCCACGCCCTGCAGATTATCATCCAATTGCCGTAAGTACCTTTGCGCAGTCTCGGAAACTTCGGGATTCAATACCAAATTGAGTTTAACAccgtcttcatcttccttgataatcttcttcaaagcacTTGCCGTTCTTTCATACTGCTTGCTCAcctcatcttcaaacttATTGAATACCTGTTCAGTCTTCTCGTCACGCTCCTTGGAAGGCTCAGCGTTGGCGACAGCCTGCTCATCATAGAAGAATTCCATCTTTCACCAACTTCAGACCGATGGCTTGCTTGCTGAAGCTCTTGTGTTAAGCTTGGTCTTGGTGATCAACGATGTTTCGCTCCTGTCTTTAGCTACCAACTACAATGGAAAAGGCCTGAAGAATCCCAACACAGGATACCGAAGCCTTCGATATTATCGGCTACTCGTCAGGATGTCGCTGGTGGCGCCGCTGCAGTTTAGCTTGGTGCAAGCTAACTTATACCGTGGTTCGTATCCACGGGAGATCAACCTTCCATTTCTCAGAACGCTAAATCTCAAGTACATTGTGTCCTTGACTCCAGAGCCGCTGGTGAATGACCCAGTACTCGCCAGGTTCTGTGCTGAGAACAACATTCAGACGATTCACATCGAATGtctgaaggagaagaaggacaagTCTAAGCCTAAGgtcaagagaaagaaaaaggcGGTACCGATCGAGTATGATGTTGTGATACAGTGTGTGAAATTCCTAGCCGATGCCCGACACTACCCCTGCTACATACACTGTACAAATGGGGAGCTCGTAACGTCTTTGGTTGTTGCTTGCCTGAGGAAGCTGTCTTACTGGGGAACGGTATCCATACTTAACGAGTTTCTCGCCTACAATTCAAGCATCAACATACATGAGCGCAGCTTTGTGGAGAATTTTAACTCTGAGATTGAGATAGATAACCTAgaaatcaaggataagATACCATGGATCACTGTTCAGCACGTTTGGGTGTCGAAGGATGAGAACAAAAAAGACAGGGAAGTCGCCAGAGTGGGGAGTGCGTCAAATATGCTGCCGAAATTACGATTTCATAGTCTATAGAAGTAGCGTAACGGGGCGGATGCCGGGCGGGTTTCCACCACAACCTACTGGAATAGTATCGAGGCCGCAATCTCTGTGTTACCGCCAGCTCTCTGAAGTGCCGCGATCACCTCCTTTCTTGAGAAGCCCAGATCCATCAAATGCTTAATGGCAGTCTCTGGGAAGGCCCTCGCAGACGCATCAGCGCCTCGGGTAGCAGCCGCATTCGTCCCTGCGACCTGAGGGCTTGTACCAGGCACCGTTTCAGCGACAGGATTGCCTGCAGTGCCTGGATTTGGTCCCACCATGTTCTCAACAAAATCCTTGGGTATCTCTGACTCACTGAGAAATCTCGTTTCCACGCCAGCGATTC
This genomic interval carries:
- the FMP16 gene encoding Fmp16p (ancestral locus Anc_8.189): MGSYGCIPYFEHHCYIKQELCYGSFSLPAHCYSSISDRSLHISPTTVTTMLLPALRISPSLLTKTVSTRTFSLATIVRLPHQKSKLSPEEEKEQKLFDENKARLEKLEHAKIYDGSQRETCEELKKKGDDARIEQNRPDDGVY
- the DOS2 gene encoding Dos2p (ancestral locus Anc_8.187) — protein: MEFFYDEQAVANAEPSKERDEKTEQVFNKFEDEVSKQYERTASALKKIIKEDEDGVKLNLVLNPEVSETAQRYLRQLDDNLQGVEKAALNYWSKVSDASFWPSVAGKLGNSLDKLVKLDETQRGEKSGQTASGAAGGNRTEAELKALSTNKALYLDREPASGKDFDADAKTEEIARILETDKDMANLMNEIVPESISYNEFWRIFFRERQKILDREGKRREILMEKRAQEEEIGWDDEDAEINEEEAVIVRKEDTSLEKDSEKAGARNEESRDDEDDDDWD
- the OCA6 gene encoding protein-tyrosine-phosphatase (ancestral locus Anc_8.186) translates to MSLVAPLQFSLVQANLYRGSYPREINLPFLRTLNLKYIVSLTPEPLVNDPVLARFCAENNIQTIHIECLKEKKDKSKPKVKRKKKAVPIEYDVVIQCVKFLADARHYPCYIHCTNGELVTSLVVACLRKLSYWGTVSILNEFLAYNSSINIHERSFVENFNSEIEIDNLEIKDKIPWITVQHVWVSKDENKKDREVARVGSASNMLPKLRFHSL
- the PAA1 gene encoding polyamine acetyltransferase (ancestral locus Anc_8.190), with amino-acid sequence MASSTLPLHMYIRPLTLEDAKQVADLESQGFPPNERASSQIIDYRLTACPELCSGLFIREFDSNSKEVKKEELVGHILGTKIPKASSAAATFITLESMGESHSESSDTIGIHSMVISKDHQRKNLATLLLTDYIQKLSNQEIGKKIAIIAHEPLVPFYERVGFKVVGENKDVASDAQFANIKWIDMVRELVKEEYEN
- the DOA4 gene encoding ubiquitin-specific protease DOA4 (ancestral locus Anc_8.188) produces the protein MTNMKCGTTVTVSTKRCKTLARLSGIAEQFLMQDSSSNGGKDQDMMGLLQRCLDILETYRDEYRKLRDGEQHVTQDQIYEIYESCYVYYKIVHNTVLNKVPNLEEFQIIKKQANPNDQKLMEVYNMLVKSLLKDERIGHIKSFLKEHSMSAVDDAVRSGGAITSSQLQSILDAWDDATLLIDLRQRAEFTEMHIRAKNVICIEPISFKDTYTDLDIEKKSLITSPKNEIELFRARDKFRFIVLYTKKDIGKSSHDFYVQQETVLLNLLLSKTFAKPLSEKTKVCFLEAGISNWVLEGRNCTNGSIADAQGSSHINISKPLPSPHGARPLPNHSYSKSLSLPQSLPLSAHCGGSNAAKSATYFSSPFPSSSPSSSPQLSPSPHAFKNGGSALYPAAPLLVDGSGTRTHDVVLPQDGKDLEAAIQKQRSPLAPMVRVAQGNAKVPVNLNGNSKPPSQPIPSLPQLPHNSGFNLPPLKKYDPDFTVGLENMGNSCYINCIVQCLLGTHELTNIFLNGSFEKHINMNSKLGSKGVLARYFAKLIHSMYRNGSFRLHERTKPVQPMQFKMACGSINSLFKESGQQDCQEFCQFLLDGLHEDLNQCGGNPPLKELSDEAEKMREKLSLRIASSIEWERFLTTDFSVIVDLFQGQYASQLKCQVCGRTSTTYQPFSVLSVPVPRAKSCNLLDCFREFTKIEKLEKEEEWSCPQCKKKQSSTKKLTITRLPRNLIIHLKRFDNMLNKNNVFVQYPLCLDLTSYWANDFDGRLPPGVTDELPARGQVPPFNYKLYGVASHFGSLYGGHYTSYVYKGPNRGWIYFDDTSYRRTKTATECITPNAYVLFYHRVYQN